The following proteins are co-located in the Dromiciops gliroides isolate mDroGli1 chromosome 2, mDroGli1.pri, whole genome shotgun sequence genome:
- the LOC122738725 gene encoding 60S ribosomal protein L21-like, producing MTNTKGKRRGTRYMFSRPFRKHGVVPLATYMQIYKKGDIVDIKGMGTVQQGMPHKCYHGKTGRVYNVTQHSVGIVVNKQVKGKILAKSINVRIEHIKHSKSRDSFLKRVKENDQKKKETKEKGTWVQLKRQLAPPREAHFVRTNGKEPELLEPIPYEFMA from the coding sequence ATGACgaacacaaaagggaaaaggagaggaacacGTTACATGTTTTCTAGGCCCTTTAGAAAACATGGTGTTGTCCCTTTGGCTACGTATATGCAGATATACAAGAAAGGTGATATTGTAGATATCAAGGGTATGGGCACAGTTCAGCAAGGAATGCCCCACAAATGTTACCATGGCAAGACCGGACGGGTCTATAATGTTACTCAACATTCTGTAGGCATTGTTGTAAACAAACAGGTTAAGGGCAAGATTCTAGCCAAGAGCATTAATGTGCGTATTGAGCATATTAAGCATTCTAAGAGCAGAGATAGCTTcctgaagagggtaaaagaaaatgaccagaagaagaaggaaaccaaagaaaaagGCACCTGGGTTCAACTGAAACGTCAGCTTGCTCCACCCAGAGAAGCACACTTTGTGAGGACCAATGGCAAGGAACCGGAGCTGTTGGAACCAATCCCCTACGAATTCATGGcctaa